GTAAAAATGATGTGATTATTCTTTCTTACTTAGGTTTCAAAACAAAAACAGTTCGAGTTTCTGAGTTATCTAATAATTCAGCTATAGTTCTTTATGAAGGAAATGAACTTTTGAAAGAGGTAACAATAACCAATCAACAAAATAAATTTTCAAGAAAAAAGACAGCTTATGTAGCCAAGTTACCTTTAAAAAACATTGAAAACTCTCAGGTTTACAGTACAATTACTGATGAATTATTAGTTTCTCAAAATGTAAATAATTTTGAAGATGCTTTAAAAAATGCAGTTGGAGTTGATAAATTATGGCAGTCTACAGGTAGACCTGGAGATGGAGCAGGATATTATTCTATTCGTGGTTTCGCTACTCAACCACAATTAGTGAACGGAATGCCAGGTATTACAAATGGTTTTATCAATCCTTTTAATGTAGAACGTGTTGAGGTAATAAAAGGACCATCTGCTACATTATTTGGAAGTACAGTTACTTCTTATGGAGGATTAATCAATATTGTAACTAAAAAACCATACAAAGGAACTGGCGGAACGATATCTGTTGGTGGTGGATCATTCGGATTTAAGAAAGTTGCGTTAGATTTAAATACAACGGATAGCAGTGAGAAATTTTCTATTCGATTTAATGCAGGTTTTCAATCAGAAGATAGTTTTCAAGATGCTGGTTTAAGAGAATCAGTATTTATGGCACCAGCTATTTCATATCAGGTTAACGATCGATTAACATTAAACTTTAATTACGAAGTTTCAGGAAATAAACAAACCAATCCTGTTTTCTTATTCTTAAACAGATTAGGACCTTTAGCTTTTAATAATTTAGAAACATTAAATTATAATCCTGATTTATCTTTTACAGATAATAGTCTACAGATAAGTAATCCAACACAAAACTTTAGAGGAGAAATTGCGTACAAGATTACAGACAATTGGTCTTCTCAAACTATTGTTTCAGGAAGTAGTGCAGAGTCTGATGGTTACTATACATTCATCAATAATATTTTTGCCAATCCTTTAGATCCTACTCAACCGAATCCTTTTTTCTCAACAGTAGGTCAAAGAACAGATGCAGAGACAAACTCTTTTGATATTCAACAGAATTTTACAGGAGATTTTAAATTAGGAACAATTCGTAATCGAGTATTAATTGGAGTAGATTATTTAGAAACTCAAAATATCGATAACAGTTCAAATTTTGCATCATTAAACATTATTACTGCTCAAGGACAGTTAATTCAAGGTTTACCAACAAATAGAAATAATTTAGACTTTGTACTTACTGGAGTAGTAAATGCGAATACAAATGTGAATCAAAATGTATTAAGTGCTTATGTTTCTGATGTGATTAATATTTTACCAGAATTATCTGTAATGGCAGGTGTGCGTTACGATCGTTTCGATTACCAAGGTGATAAAAATACAGAGTTGGATAATGCAACAGAATACACAAAATCAACATTTGCTCCAAAAGTAGGTGTAGTTTATCAACCAATTTTAAATAAAGTTTCTGTATTTGCAAATTATCAAAATGGATTTAACTACGTGAATCCTGTATTAGCAAATTCAGTTCCAGGAGATTTTACTTCACCATTAGTTTTACGTTCTTTCGATTTAGAAAACGCAGATCAGTTTGAAGGAGGAGTGAAAGCAAATTTATTTGGGAATAAATTAGAAACTACCGTAAGTTATTATAACATTACTGTCGATAATAAAATTATTGGATTTGGACCTACACAACAGCAAGATGGGAAAGTAAAGAGTCAAGGAATTGAATTAGACTTCAACGCGTATCCTGTTGATGGTTTAAATCTTAGAGGAGGTTTTGCTTACAACGATTCAGAAATATTAGAATCAACATCTAATCCATTATTAGTTGGTCAAAGGTTTGGTGAAGCAGGAGCAGAATTTACTTACAACTTCTGGGCTGATTATAGATTTCAAGAAGGAAAAATTAAAAACTTAGGAATTACTGCAGGATTTAATGGATCAAGTGATTTCAATACTATGGAAGGATATCCAAATGTAGGTGAATTTATATTACCAGCTTATACTGTAATTAATGCAGGTTTATATTATGATCATCCAAAATTTAGAGTAAGTTTCAATGTAAATAATTTAACAGATGAAGTGTATTACAAAGGTTGGAGTACACTGACCCCTCAACAACCAAGAGCTTACTTTGGTGCTTTAACATACAAATTTTAAGACTTAAGTAATTTGAACTAAAGCCATGAAAGCAAAACTCTAAATCTTTTGATTTAGAGTTTTGTGATTAAAAATTACAACATGATAACAGTAGAAATTTCAACTTTACTTTTAGGTGTTTTTATAATGTATAGCACTTCCAATAAAGTAGTTTTATTTAACAATTCATCGTTAGATAATATTTTAAATAGATCATTTTCGTTCAAGAAAATAATAGGTCTAGCTATATTATTCTTGGCATTAATTTATGTTATGTTTTCCTACGGACCTACACTAGGTTTCTTATTCTGGTTATTTACTTTAAGTAGTTTATTGAGCCTTACAATATGCATATATCCATTACGATTATTTAAAACAAACATTACCGTTTTTGTTATGATTTTTTCAATTGTCATCGAACTAATAATAAATTATGCCAGCTAACAGAAAATACTTAACGACATCACCTTGGCATAAAGGAGCTAAAATTGTTTCGGGTATACTTGGAGGCTACATCATAACAGCTTTATTACATATGATTGCAGCTTTGGTTTTACCATTCCATAAAGAGATTTTAATCACATCAATTTTTACCATGTTTATAATTTGGGGAGCATTATTGATAATTCCATTTTTATTTAAAAATGGATTCAAATCACTACTGCTATACATATTGGTTATAGTTTTACTATATGTTGTATTCACTTTGGTTCAAAAAGAAAATCCATTTGTATCATGAGTAATAGAAATTACAATGTTTTTTTCAATACGCATACTGTAAGTGGAATCGTAATCAGTGTAGTATTATATATTATTTTTTTTGCTGGAGCTTTTGCTTTATTCAAAGATGAAATTGGAATTTGGGAAGAAGGAAAAAAATCTACCTATACCAATAGAAAGGATATCGATTATGATAAATTATTAACAACATTAAATAAAGATTATGATTTATCAGGTAGAGATGTACAAATAGATTTAGGAAAGCATGAAGATAAAATTTATGTATATCTTTTAGCTAGTCAAGATTCTACAGCAACAGAAAAGAGCAAAACTGCACAGTTTTTTTCACTAGACATTCATACTGAAGAGAGAAAAGAATACCACGAGTACTATGGTATAGGAGAGTTTCTGTACAGATTACATTTCTTTCATCAAATTCCTGTTATTGGAATTTATTTGGCAGGTTTTGTAGCCATATTTTTCTTGTTTGCAATTATCACAGGAGTGATAGTACATTGGAAAAAAATAGTTTCAAATTTTTATGCATTCAATCCTAAGATTGCTTTAAAAAGAGTTTGGACAGATGCACATACTGCTTTAGGAATTATAGGATTACCTTTTCAATTTATTTTTGCAGTAACAGGAGCATATTTCTGCTTATCTGTTTTGGTTTTACTTCCTGCTAATTTTCTATATAATGGAGATCAAACCAAACTTTTAGAAGATATTCGTCCAGAACGAAAAACGTATGTCTGGAAAGAAAAAACAAAAGAAAAACTTCCTCTTTTTAATGACTTTATCCAAAAATCTGATACCTTTTGGAATGAGTTTGAATTCACATCAGCATTTATAAGAAATTATGGCGGAACTAATATGAAGTATGTACTTCAAGGTGAGCTGAAAGATTCAGAAAGATTTGTTGGTTTAGGGAGAGTAATTTTTGATATGGAAACTGGATTTATAAAAGCTGATAAAAATCCAGAGGAACTTAATTATATTGAAGACACACAACGAGCCTTGACTCGTTTGCATTTTGGTGATTTTGGAGGAGTTTTCATGAAAATCCTCTATTTCGTCTTAGCATTAATTACTTGTTTTGTCATATTATCGGGAGTTCTAATTTGGGTTGAAGCTAGAAATAAAAAAAGCATGACTTTGAGTCAGCGTTTATTTACAGCTAACATTGGGCATATTTATTTGTCAATATGTTTATCCATGTTACCGGTAACTGCAATTTCTTTTCTATTTATAAAGTTATTTGGAGCACGATTCACAAATTCACAATCTGCAATATATTATTTCTACTTCATACTTTGGATTTTGATGATACTCTTCATGGGGTTTAAAAGAGATAATTACAAAACAAATAAGATCAGTTTATTACTTGGAGGAGTTACTGGTATTTTAATTCCAATTGTAAATGGAATTGTTTCTAAACAATGGATATGGACTTCTTTTCAAGAGCATCAGTATGATATTTTAACTATAGATATGTTATGGTTAAGTATTGGAATTATTAGTTTATTGGCTTACACTAAAATCAATGAAAAAGTAAAAGCTCAAAGTTCATTTACGAAGAACCCTATCGATTATAAAGCAGCCCAATTGCAGTTGCAGGAAGAAGAAAAATTACATCAATCAAAAGAACAAACAATAGATAAAAACTTTATAGCAATGCGAACAAAAATTATCATACTATGGTTAACCATGGTTATCGGATTCATTATACATCATGTTTACGGAATAGCAAATGTGTATTTTCAAGAATCCTTAGTATTAGAAGGAGCCGATGGAGAAATTCCAGGATGGGCTCATCAATGGAGAATTATTTTAGAAGGAATGGCGTTTTTATTTGCGATTCTAACTGTAGAATTCGCTCAAAAATGGTTTAAGTGGACTTCTTTGATTTGGGCAGTTTTATTAGGTTTATTTAATATTTATCATTGGATAACGGCTATGATTTACGAAATGAGTAATGTCTCAGAAATTCTGATTTTATTCTTAATGGTAGTCGCAAACATCTTTTTAATTAAAGAAATATTGTATTGGAAGTCTAATAAAAATGTAGCTATAAAATAGAATTTAAAGACAGATATAGTTATAAGTATGTAAAGAGGTTTCAAGAAATTGAACCTCTTTTGTTTTATACTTAACAAATTAATGTAATTATGTAAAATTTTGTTTTTAAATGGTTTATCTATATTAAAGTATACAAACGTTAACATTTCTTTCACGATTATCAGCTTTTGTAATGTTTAACTTTGATACAAATAAATCAAACAATGAAAAAATTAATACTTACACTAATTATTGGATTGTTATGCATGCCTACTTATGCAGTTGATTCATTAACAGAAGACTTTGTAATTGGAAATCCAGAAATTGGTTCAATAAATGCCATGACTTTTGGTCCAGAAGGAATATTATTTTTAGGAGATAGTAAAAATTCTCAAGTTGTAGCTGTAGATATGAGTTCAGCAAAAAAGGCAACAAATCAAAAATTATATTTAAAAGATATTGAAGCACTTTTAGGTCAGCTTTTAGGATCAGATAGTGATCAATTACAAATTATCGATATGGTTGTAAATCCTGTAAATCAAAATATTTATTTAGGAGCACAGCACAGTTCAGGAAAATCGTTTTTATTCTTAGTAAACAACAATACATTAGAAAATGTTCCACTAAAATCAGTATCATTTTCAAAAGTAAATGTTTCAAATGTGGTGAATGCAGATGCTAAAGATAGAAGAGGTAGACCGTTACGTAGTTTAGCAATTACTGATATTCAATTTGCAAACGGACAAATTATGGTTTCTGGTTTAAGTAATGCCGAATTTGCTTCAACTTTTAGAGCAATTCCTTTTCCTTTCACAAACAAGCAAAGTGATAGTTCTTTAGAAATTTATCATGCTGCTCACGGAAAATATGAAACTCATGCACCAATAAAAACGTTCATGACTACAACTATAAATAATCAACCACATATTATTGCTAGTTATACCTGTACGCCGTTGGTCGTTTTTCCTATGGAAAGTTTAACTCCAGGTTCTCATACAAAAGGAAGAACTGTTGCTGAATTAGGAAATTGGAATACACCTTTAGATATTATTGAAATGACAAACAATAAAGGAAAACGTTTTATTTTAATGGCGAATTCTAACAGAGCGTTAATGAAATTTAAGGTTTCAGATATAGAATCTTTTGGAAATTCATTAACAACCAGAGTTAAAGAACGAGCAGGAA
This genomic stretch from Tenacibaculum jejuense harbors:
- a CDS encoding TonB-dependent receptor; this translates as MKKIILFFLLCLYSVVNNAQISGKVVDNNNVSLAGVTIIVKETAKQFETDIDGKFSIEASKNDVIILSYLGFKTKTVRVSELSNNSAIVLYEGNELLKEVTITNQQNKFSRKKTAYVAKLPLKNIENSQVYSTITDELLVSQNVNNFEDALKNAVGVDKLWQSTGRPGDGAGYYSIRGFATQPQLVNGMPGITNGFINPFNVERVEVIKGPSATLFGSTVTSYGGLINIVTKKPYKGTGGTISVGGGSFGFKKVALDLNTTDSSEKFSIRFNAGFQSEDSFQDAGLRESVFMAPAISYQVNDRLTLNFNYEVSGNKQTNPVFLFLNRLGPLAFNNLETLNYNPDLSFTDNSLQISNPTQNFRGEIAYKITDNWSSQTIVSGSSAESDGYYTFINNIFANPLDPTQPNPFFSTVGQRTDAETNSFDIQQNFTGDFKLGTIRNRVLIGVDYLETQNIDNSSNFASLNIITAQGQLIQGLPTNRNNLDFVLTGVVNANTNVNQNVLSAYVSDVINILPELSVMAGVRYDRFDYQGDKNTELDNATEYTKSTFAPKVGVVYQPILNKVSVFANYQNGFNYVNPVLANSVPGDFTSPLVLRSFDLENADQFEGGVKANLFGNKLETTVSYYNITVDNKIIGFGPTQQQDGKVKSQGIELDFNAYPVDGLNLRGGFAYNDSEILESTSNPLLVGQRFGEAGAEFTYNFWADYRFQEGKIKNLGITAGFNGSSDFNTMEGYPNVGEFILPAYTVINAGLYYDHPKFRVSFNVNNLTDEVYYKGWSTLTPQQPRAYFGALTYKF
- a CDS encoding PepSY-associated TM helix domain-containing protein; its protein translation is MSNRNYNVFFNTHTVSGIVISVVLYIIFFAGAFALFKDEIGIWEEGKKSTYTNRKDIDYDKLLTTLNKDYDLSGRDVQIDLGKHEDKIYVYLLASQDSTATEKSKTAQFFSLDIHTEERKEYHEYYGIGEFLYRLHFFHQIPVIGIYLAGFVAIFFLFAIITGVIVHWKKIVSNFYAFNPKIALKRVWTDAHTALGIIGLPFQFIFAVTGAYFCLSVLVLLPANFLYNGDQTKLLEDIRPERKTYVWKEKTKEKLPLFNDFIQKSDTFWNEFEFTSAFIRNYGGTNMKYVLQGELKDSERFVGLGRVIFDMETGFIKADKNPEELNYIEDTQRALTRLHFGDFGGVFMKILYFVLALITCFVILSGVLIWVEARNKKSMTLSQRLFTANIGHIYLSICLSMLPVTAISFLFIKLFGARFTNSQSAIYYFYFILWILMILFMGFKRDNYKTNKISLLLGGVTGILIPIVNGIVSKQWIWTSFQEHQYDILTIDMLWLSIGIISLLAYTKINEKVKAQSSFTKNPIDYKAAQLQLQEEEKLHQSKEQTIDKNFIAMRTKIIILWLTMVIGFIIHHVYGIANVYFQESLVLEGADGEIPGWAHQWRIILEGMAFLFAILTVEFAQKWFKWTSLIWAVLLGLFNIYHWITAMIYEMSNVSEILILFLMVVANIFLIKEILYWKSNKNVAIK